DNA from Onthophagus taurus isolate NC chromosome 2, IU_Otau_3.0, whole genome shotgun sequence:
CCACGCAGATGGAAGATGGgtacaaattgaaaaatgtgacGGTTTCGAACGTGATatgaaagaaatgaaaatctCTGGAGTTTAATTTACGAATCTTGAATAGTTAACATGCATCGATGCGACGgcaaataacacaaaaaattaaaactctGGCACGTCATCGATCGACGCAACCTATTTGTTCTCTTGACGTAGAGTATATTGAAATACTTGAAATGCCGTTGGTGTGCTTCATATTGCCTGTTTTCATTAAATCGATTGAAGGCTTTTCAAATGGCAAGGTCGTTTAATGAGCTTAGTAATTAGTCTTTGAAATCCACCCTTGGTACGGAAGCCCGGTGCGTAATTAATGATGTCATTAGAAGCAATAATACTTTTATGATTCACTTTTATGTGTCTCTTTTTAATCCAAAATCACTTTATAGACCTATGCAATTAAACttgatttaatcaaacattttaaataccATCTCATGTTCGGGGacggatttaattaaaattacaatcatTGCACTTGTTTCAGAATACTTCATCATACTGTTCAAAGCGGATTTATCGAAGGCGAACCATGCAGTGATAGAAACACGGCTTTATTGAATCCAACACGTCCTGTATGGCCCATCGATCGCCATAACATCCGTTGTGTTGACATGCGTAATATGGGCAACACATCATGGTTTacttatatcaaaaaaatgaaaaacgtcACAACAATATTCGCGGATAGTATGATGCTGAAACGTATCCCGAGAAAAGTTGTATCGTCGTTACCCAAATTAGAAGTATTGGATGTTACCAACAACAGCATACAACGTATACATCCGTTAATGTTCAAACACAACCCCAAATTtgttgtgttattattatccAACAACAAATTACTTCTTCCAAAAAAGAGACCGTTTTTAATGTCTCAATCCCTTACTACATTGTACCTCagtaaaaattatattaagaaTATTCCTGTAATGACTTTTACTGGTTTACCGATGCTTagagaattatttttggatAGTAACGAATTGGTTTCAATAAATCCCAAagcttttaaacatttaagtAATCttaaaatgttacatttgggTAACAATTTATTGAGATTTATTCCACCGAAAGAAACAATGGGACCGAATTTAGTTCGATACATCATCAAATCAAATCCAAGAGGCTCAGACATTGAAGATTTCCAATAATAAACActaatgaatattttttaatgtttgtgTGGTAATTATATAagatattttgttaatatacaacaataaaaaaattaataccagAAGTGCCTTATTGTAAAGAACGAATTAGTCGTTAGAAGGTCAAATAAGAAACTAACTACATTCAAATTGCAAGGTTCTATTGTAGTCAAATCTTTAATAGAAACGTATTAACCAAGTACATGCTCACCTAGTTTATACTTACACGAGACAAAGCTGGAGGGAACTGGTGAAGGGTCTTTATTATTCAAGAAGCGGCCGTTTGGGATTATATAGTTCGTTGCCACTGCAGGCAGGATGATAAGTAATAGTACAGCTTTTGAAATTCTCTGTGAACACAATTACGAGGGAAATTTATGGGAAAAacattgttaataattttttttagtgaaTATAGCAACTAATTAGTAATAAAGCACAACAgatattaaatcaattataaaCTCAATGAATAAAGAATAAATGGAGGGCCTGAAAGatacaaaactttttcaatCACATTTTATTACGAAAAGCAACATTATCTTATTAGTATAcagaatgttttttaattcactcTCAACGAGTTGATTGAGAATTAACCAGAACATTCTTGGTTATTTCCGAGCAGTTATCGGGAAAGTAGCATTTGCAAATTAAAGCAAACAAAATGAAACTCCCCagtctatttttaattaagattaaaccTTTTCTTCGGTTTCCGTCAAAATTCATTGATAACGAAAACcgaataaagtttatttacttttttttataattttttatagtgGCTAGAGAGAGGAATGACTAATAGTCGCTTTTAATTCCGGGTACGCTGGAGGAATTTTTACATGTTAAATGAAAGAGGAATATGAATAGGTCAAAATCcttttagtaaaaaaataatatgcggccggtttaaataaaaaaaaaggttggatattcaaattgaaatcattaaatttttataaatcggagtaaaaagaataaatttagcAAAAACTGGCTGTAAAAAAAGTTGGCTAATAGAA
Protein-coding regions in this window:
- the LOC111425996 gene encoding phospholipase A2 inhibitor beta-like, with amino-acid sequence MLVRVVLFLPFFLILHHTVQSGFIEGEPCSDRNTALLNPTRPVWPIDRHNIRCVDMRNMGNTSWFTYIKKMKNVTTIFADSMMLKRIPRKVVSSLPKLEVLDVTNNSIQRIHPLMFKHNPKFVVLLLSNNKLLLPKKRPFLMSQSLTTLYLSKNYIKNIPVMTFTGLPMLRELFLDSNELVSINPKAFKHLSNLKMLHLGNNLLRFIPPKETMGPNLVRYIIKSNPRGSDIEDFQ